From the Phreatobacter oligotrophus genome, one window contains:
- a CDS encoding bifunctional folylpolyglutamate synthase/dihydrofolate synthase, with the protein MTVLAPPIADILDRLAKLHPKLIDLSLDRMTGALSRLGDPHLALPPVIHVAGTNGKGSTSAFARALLEASGRTVHVYTSPHLVKFNERFRLGAPGGGKLVDDETLADILLEVERVNAGQAITQFEITTIAGLMLFARHPADAVILEVGMGGRFDATNVVPRPAVSVITPVSIDHAEFLGDTIGKIAGEKAGILKRGRPAVIARQEPEAMAVIEAAADATRSRLSVSGLDWFARLENGRFVYQDEDGLIDAPPPRLPGAHQAENAGTAIAAVKTAGFALDEDAIARGLQTVTWPARLQRLTGAVAQALPTGAEVWLDGGHNPGGGEVLSAAIAAMQARQPRPLVMIAGMISTKDPRGFLNFFRPFAPKLLAVPFAYPAALSADALAVAARDIGLDARAMPSLDAALAAVTTEPGALPPRVLLTGSLYLAGEVLKQDGWTPS; encoded by the coding sequence ATGACGGTTCTCGCTCCCCCCATCGCCGATATTCTCGACCGGCTCGCCAAGCTTCACCCGAAGCTGATCGATCTGTCGCTCGACCGCATGACCGGCGCGCTGTCCCGGCTCGGCGACCCGCATCTGGCCCTGCCGCCGGTGATCCACGTCGCCGGCACCAACGGCAAGGGGTCGACCTCGGCCTTCGCCCGCGCCCTGCTGGAGGCCTCGGGGCGGACGGTGCATGTCTACACCTCGCCCCATCTCGTGAAGTTCAATGAGCGCTTCCGCCTCGGCGCGCCGGGCGGCGGCAAGCTCGTCGATGACGAGACGCTCGCCGACATCCTGCTGGAGGTCGAGCGGGTGAATGCCGGTCAGGCCATCACCCAGTTCGAGATCACGACGATTGCCGGCCTGATGCTCTTCGCGCGGCATCCGGCCGATGCGGTGATCCTCGAGGTCGGCATGGGCGGCCGGTTCGACGCCACCAATGTCGTGCCGCGGCCGGCGGTGAGCGTCATCACACCCGTCTCCATCGACCATGCGGAATTCCTCGGCGACACGATCGGCAAGATCGCGGGCGAGAAGGCCGGCATCCTCAAGCGCGGCCGTCCGGCGGTCATCGCCCGGCAGGAGCCCGAGGCCATGGCGGTGATCGAGGCGGCGGCGGACGCCACCCGCTCGCGCCTGTCCGTTTCTGGCCTCGACTGGTTCGCGCGCCTGGAAAACGGCCGTTTCGTCTACCAGGACGAGGACGGGCTGATCGACGCTCCGCCGCCGCGCCTGCCCGGCGCGCATCAGGCGGAGAATGCCGGTACGGCGATTGCGGCGGTGAAGACTGCCGGCTTCGCGCTCGACGAGGACGCCATCGCCCGCGGCCTGCAGACCGTCACCTGGCCCGCGCGCCTGCAGCGCCTCACCGGCGCGGTGGCCCAGGCCCTGCCGACCGGTGCCGAGGTCTGGCTCGACGGCGGGCATAATCCCGGCGGCGGCGAAGTCCTGTCGGCCGCCATCGCCGCCATGCAGGCGCGCCAGCCCCGGCCGCTGGTGATGATCGCCGGCATGATCTCGACCAAGGATCCGCGCGGCTTCCTGAACTTCTTCCGCCCCTTCGCGCCGAAGCTCCTCGCCGTGCCCTTCGCCTATCCGGCGGCGCTGTCAGCCGATGCCCTCGCCGTTGCGGCGCGCGATATCGGGCTCGACGCACGGGCCATGCCGAGCCTCGACGCGGCGCTCGCCGCGGTCACAACCGAACCGGGCGCCCTGCCGCCCCGCGTGCTGCTCACCGGCAGCCTCTATCTCGCCGGCGAGGTGCTGAAGCAGGACGGCTGGACGCCCTCCTGA
- the accD gene encoding acetyl-CoA carboxylase, carboxyltransferase subunit beta: MNWITDVLPPRIRSFLKRDTPENLWIKCPETGQMVFHKDLESNLFVIPGSGVHMRMGSTARLKSIFDNGTWFDVQLPEAPIDPLKFRDEKRYVDRLKDAKAKTGLADAIKVGYGKLEGLPVTVAVQDMDFMAGSLGTAAGEAIIRGMMTAVEKKTPFIIFTASGGARMQEGILSLMQMPRTTVAVQALRDARLPYIVVLTNPTTGGVTASYAMLGDVHLAEPGALIGFAGPRVIEQTIREKLPEGFQRAEYLKDHGMVDLVVHRHDLRATLARLCRVLTKAPAPAPAEATAPVAAAS, translated from the coding sequence ATGAACTGGATCACTGACGTCCTGCCACCGCGCATTCGCTCCTTCCTGAAGCGCGACACGCCGGAGAACCTGTGGATCAAGTGCCCGGAGACCGGGCAGATGGTCTTCCACAAGGACCTGGAGAGCAATCTCTTCGTCATTCCCGGCTCGGGCGTGCACATGCGCATGGGCTCGACGGCGCGGCTGAAGTCGATCTTTGACAACGGCACCTGGTTCGACGTCCAGCTGCCCGAGGCCCCGATCGATCCGCTGAAGTTCCGCGACGAGAAGCGCTATGTGGACCGGCTGAAGGACGCCAAGGCCAAGACCGGCCTCGCCGATGCCATCAAGGTCGGCTACGGCAAGCTCGAAGGCCTGCCGGTGACGGTGGCCGTGCAGGACATGGACTTCATGGCCGGCTCGCTCGGCACCGCGGCGGGCGAAGCCATCATCCGCGGCATGATGACGGCGGTCGAGAAGAAGACGCCCTTCATCATCTTCACCGCCTCCGGCGGCGCCCGCATGCAGGAGGGCATCCTGTCGCTCATGCAGATGCCGCGCACCACGGTCGCCGTGCAGGCGCTGCGCGACGCGCGCCTGCCCTACATCGTCGTACTGACGAACCCGACCACCGGCGGCGTCACCGCGAGCTATGCCATGCTCGGCGACGTGCACCTCGCCGAGCCCGGCGCGCTCATCGGCTTTGCCGGCCCGCGCGTCATCGAGCAGACCATCCGCGAGAAGCTGCCCGAAGGCTTCCAGCGCGCCGAATATCTGAAGGATCACGGCATGGTGGACCTCGTCGTCCATCGCCACGACCTGCGCGCGACGCTGGCGCGCCTCTGCCGCGTCCTCACCAAGGCGCCCGCCCCGGCTCCGGCCGAGGCTACCGCCCCGGTCGCCGCGGCGTCCTGA
- the trpA gene encoding tryptophan synthase subunit alpha, producing the protein MTTRLDTRFAALAQDGRAGLVTYVMAGDPDRETARAILKALPAAGADVIEFGMPFTDPMADGPSVQAAGLRALAGGQTLAKTLEDIAWFRKDDQATPIVLMGYYNPIYIYGVDRFLADAKAAGIDGLIVVDLPPEEDAELCIPALKAGLNFIRLATPTTDDKRLPTVLGNTSGFVYYVSITGITGAATPDFGKTAEAVARIKRHTDLPVAVGFGVKNADHASAVARGADAVVVGSALVDALKGSLDGEGKATARTVSAVTDLVGSIAAGVRHARKAAE; encoded by the coding sequence TTGACCACCCGCCTCGACACCCGCTTCGCCGCGCTCGCGCAGGACGGCCGCGCCGGCCTCGTGACCTATGTCATGGCCGGCGATCCCGACCGCGAGACCGCCCGCGCCATCCTCAAGGCCCTGCCGGCGGCCGGCGCCGACGTCATCGAATTCGGCATGCCCTTCACCGACCCGATGGCCGATGGCCCGTCGGTCCAGGCAGCCGGCCTCCGGGCACTGGCCGGCGGCCAGACCCTGGCGAAGACGCTCGAGGATATCGCCTGGTTCCGCAAGGATGACCAGGCGACCCCCATCGTGCTGATGGGCTACTACAACCCGATCTACATCTACGGCGTCGATCGCTTCCTTGCCGATGCCAAGGCCGCCGGCATCGACGGCCTGATCGTCGTCGACCTGCCGCCGGAGGAGGATGCCGAGCTCTGCATCCCCGCGCTGAAGGCCGGCCTCAACTTCATTCGCCTGGCGACGCCGACCACCGATGATAAGCGCCTGCCGACGGTGCTCGGCAACACGTCGGGCTTCGTCTACTACGTCTCGATCACCGGCATCACCGGCGCGGCCACCCCGGATTTCGGCAAGACGGCCGAGGCGGTGGCGCGGATCAAGCGGCACACGGACCTGCCGGTCGCCGTCGGCTTCGGCGTGAAGAATGCGGACCATGCCAGCGCCGTGGCGCGCGGCGCCGACGCGGTCGTCGTCGGTTCGGCGCTGGTCGACGCGCTGAAGGGTTCGCTCGATGGTGAGGGCAAGGCGACGGCGCGGACGGTCTCCGCCGTGACCGATCTCGTCGGCTCCATCGCCGCGGGTGTCCGCCATGCCCGCAAGGCCGCGGAGTGA
- the trpB gene encoding tryptophan synthase subunit beta — MNAPVKPNSFRSGPDENGRFGIYGGRFVAETLMPNILELEAAYNEARNDPAYLAEMAGHQTHFIGRPSPLYFAERLTQHLGGAKIYLKREELNHTGSHKVNNVLGQILLARRMGKKRIIAETGAGQHGVATATLCARFGLECIVYMGAVDVARQAPNVFRMKMLGATVVPVQSGAKTLKDAMNEALRDWVTNVETTFYCIGTVAGPHPYPSMVRDFQSIIGNETREQLQAQEGRLPDSLIACVGGGSNAIGLFHPFLDEPSVAMYGVEAAGHGLDKLHAASISGGKPGVLHGNRTYLLMDADGQIQEGHSISAGLDYPGIGPEHAWLNDIGRVTYLSATDDEALEGFQLLSKVEGIIPALECAHAIAKIAELAPKLPKDHLMVMNLSGRGDKDVPQVAEILGTKL, encoded by the coding sequence ATGAACGCGCCGGTGAAGCCCAATTCCTTCCGGTCGGGTCCGGACGAAAACGGCCGTTTCGGCATCTATGGCGGCCGTTTCGTCGCCGAGACGCTGATGCCGAACATCCTGGAGCTCGAGGCGGCCTATAACGAGGCTCGCAACGATCCGGCCTATCTCGCGGAGATGGCGGGGCACCAGACCCATTTCATCGGCCGGCCGAGCCCGCTCTATTTCGCCGAGCGGCTCACCCAGCATCTCGGCGGCGCCAAGATCTACCTGAAGCGCGAGGAGCTGAACCACACCGGCTCCCACAAGGTGAACAACGTCCTCGGCCAGATCCTGCTGGCCCGCCGCATGGGCAAGAAGCGCATCATCGCCGAGACCGGCGCCGGCCAGCACGGCGTCGCCACCGCGACGCTCTGCGCCCGCTTCGGCCTCGAATGCATCGTCTATATGGGCGCGGTCGACGTCGCCCGGCAGGCGCCCAACGTCTTCCGCATGAAGATGCTCGGCGCCACCGTCGTGCCGGTCCAGTCGGGCGCCAAGACCCTCAAGGACGCCATGAACGAGGCGCTCCGCGACTGGGTGACCAACGTCGAGACGACCTTCTACTGCATCGGTACGGTCGCGGGCCCGCACCCCTATCCGTCCATGGTGCGCGACTTCCAGTCGATCATCGGCAACGAGACCCGCGAGCAGCTCCAGGCCCAGGAAGGCCGCCTGCCCGACAGCCTCATCGCCTGCGTTGGCGGCGGCTCGAACGCCATCGGCCTGTTCCACCCGTTCCTCGATGAGCCCTCGGTCGCCATGTACGGCGTGGAAGCGGCCGGCCACGGCCTCGACAAGCTGCATGCCGCCTCGATCTCCGGCGGCAAGCCGGGCGTCCTGCACGGCAACCGCACCTACCTGCTGATGGATGCCGACGGGCAGATCCAGGAGGGCCACTCGATCTCGGCTGGCCTCGACTATCCGGGCATCGGGCCGGAGCATGCCTGGCTGAACGATATCGGCCGCGTCACCTATCTCTCGGCCACCGACGACGAGGCGCTGGAAGGCTTCCAGCTCCTGTCGAAGGTCGAGGGCATCATCCCGGCGCTGGAATGCGCCCATGCCATCGCCAAGATCGCCGAACTCGCGCCGAAGCTGCCGAAGGACCACCTGATGGTGATGAACCTGTCGGGCCGCGGCGACAAGGACGTGCCGCAGGTGGCCGAAATCCTGGGGACCAAGCTTTGA
- a CDS encoding phosphoribosylanthranilate isomerase translates to MPLLVKICGLKTMRDVDAAIGAGADMIGVVFFPKSPRNVSLATACALSGRACGRAGVVALAVDPDDDFVAAIMANLKPDLIQLHGAETPERVADIRHRFSVRVMKAIGVGSAEDLAQVPAYAAVSDMLLVDAKPPKTPDGLPGGNGLTFDWRLVAGLDPGRPVMLSGGLHPGNVAEAIRLTRLNGVDVSSGVESSPGRKDPDKIRAFVEAARLTEAEGVW, encoded by the coding sequence ATGCCCCTCCTGGTGAAGATCTGTGGCCTGAAGACCATGCGCGACGTCGACGCCGCCATCGGCGCGGGCGCGGACATGATCGGCGTGGTCTTCTTCCCCAAGAGCCCGCGCAACGTCTCGCTGGCCACCGCCTGCGCCCTGTCGGGCCGCGCCTGCGGCCGCGCCGGCGTGGTGGCCCTCGCCGTCGATCCGGACGACGATTTCGTCGCCGCCATCATGGCGAACCTCAAGCCGGACCTGATCCAGCTGCATGGCGCCGAGACGCCGGAGCGCGTCGCCGACATCCGCCACCGCTTTTCCGTGCGCGTCATGAAGGCGATCGGCGTCGGCTCGGCGGAGGATCTGGCGCAGGTTCCGGCCTATGCGGCGGTGAGCGACATGCTGCTCGTCGACGCCAAGCCGCCGAAGACGCCGGACGGGCTTCCGGGCGGCAATGGCCTCACCTTCGACTGGCGTCTCGTCGCCGGCCTTGACCCCGGCCGCCCCGTCATGCTTTCCGGTGGCCTCCATCCCGGCAATGTGGCTGAGGCGATCCGGCTGACCCGATTGAACGGCGTGGACGTATCGTCAGGTGTGGAAAGTTCTCCGGGCCGCAAGGACCCGGACAAGATCAGGGCCTTCGTCGAGGCCGCCCGCCTGACCGAGGCCGAGGGAGTATGGTGA
- a CDS encoding ornithine cyclodeaminase family protein: MRIITAAEIAGALTYGALVDALADAFRSDITVPLRHHHPIPQVPGEPEAMLLLMPAWTPPGDGAFVGTKLVSVYPGNGARGLPSIYGSYVLCNGETGAPLAILDGTMLTVWRTACASALASRFLSRKDASSMVMVGAGALAPHLIRAHAAVRPIRNVALWNRSREKAVALAEGLGRTVPGVTITVATDLQAAVEEADIVSCATISSQPIVSGAWLKPGAHLDLVGAYTPAMRECDDAAVTRASLYVDTRTGGLKEAGDIVDPIRRGIIRAEDVRADLFDLCRGRQAGRAHSDEITLFKSVGTAIEDLAAAILVWRSLPL; this comes from the coding sequence ATGCGCATCATCACCGCCGCCGAGATCGCCGGCGCCCTCACCTATGGCGCGCTGGTCGATGCGCTGGCCGACGCCTTCCGCTCCGACATCACGGTGCCGCTGCGCCATCACCACCCGATTCCGCAGGTGCCGGGCGAGCCGGAGGCGATGCTGCTGCTGATGCCGGCCTGGACGCCGCCGGGCGATGGCGCCTTCGTCGGCACCAAGCTTGTCTCGGTCTATCCCGGCAACGGCGCCCGCGGCCTGCCGTCGATCTATGGCAGCTACGTCCTGTGCAACGGCGAGACCGGCGCGCCGCTCGCCATCCTCGACGGCACCATGCTGACGGTCTGGCGCACGGCCTGCGCCAGCGCCCTCGCCTCCCGCTTCCTGTCGCGGAAGGACGCTTCCAGCATGGTGATGGTGGGCGCCGGGGCGCTCGCCCCGCACCTGATCCGGGCCCATGCGGCGGTGCGCCCCATCCGCAATGTCGCCCTATGGAACCGCTCGCGCGAGAAGGCCGTCGCCCTCGCCGAGGGGCTGGGCCGCACCGTGCCGGGCGTCACCATCACGGTCGCCACCGACCTTCAGGCGGCGGTGGAGGAAGCGGACATCGTCAGCTGCGCCACCATTTCCTCCCAGCCCATCGTGTCCGGCGCCTGGCTGAAGCCGGGCGCGCATCTCGACCTCGTCGGCGCCTACACGCCGGCCATGCGCGAGTGCGACGATGCGGCGGTGACACGCGCCAGCCTCTACGTCGACACCCGGACCGGCGGCCTGAAAGAGGCCGGCGACATCGTCGATCCGATCCGCCGTGGCATCATCCGCGCCGAGGACGTGCGCGCTGACCTGTTCGACCTTTGCCGCGGCCGTCAGGCCGGCCGGGCGCACAGCGACGAGATCACGCTGTTCAAGTCGGTCGGCACGGCGATCGAGGACCTCGCCGCGGCGATCCTCGTCTGGCGGTCGCTTCCTCTCTGA
- a CDS encoding lipopolysaccharide assembly protein LapA domain-containing protein has translation MRRALNWLIVLPFALVAILVAVANRTPVTLSIDPFTRDSTAFSITAPLFAVVILAVILGVIVGGIAVWWKQGRYRKRCRVAEQELAEARREIDTLRRDTRPAGPLAFLDRPAA, from the coding sequence ATGCGCCGCGCCCTGAACTGGCTGATCGTCCTGCCCTTCGCCCTCGTCGCCATCCTCGTGGCGGTGGCGAACCGGACCCCGGTCACCCTGTCGATCGATCCGTTCACGCGGGACTCCACGGCCTTCTCGATCACGGCGCCGCTCTTTGCCGTGGTGATCCTCGCGGTCATCCTCGGCGTCATCGTCGGCGGCATCGCCGTGTGGTGGAAGCAGGGCCGCTATCGCAAGCGCTGCCGCGTCGCCGAGCAGGAGCTGGCCGAGGCGCGGCGCGAGATCGACACGCTGCGCCGTGACACCCGCCCCGCGGGTCCCCTCGCCTTCCTCGACCGGCCGGCGGCCTGA
- a CDS encoding integration host factor subunit beta gives MIKSELVQKIAEQNPQLYQRDVENIVNAILDEIVAALARGDRVELRGFGAFSVKARQARVGRNPRTGEHVSVDDKVVPFFKTGKEMRERLNKGA, from the coding sequence ATGATCAAGTCCGAACTCGTCCAGAAGATCGCCGAACAGAACCCGCAGCTGTACCAGCGCGACGTCGAGAACATCGTCAACGCCATCCTCGACGAGATCGTCGCGGCCCTGGCGCGCGGCGACCGGGTCGAACTGCGCGGCTTCGGAGCCTTCTCGGTGAAGGCGCGCCAGGCCCGCGTCGGCCGCAATCCGCGCACCGGCGAGCATGTCTCCGTCGATGACAAGGTCGTGCCCTTCTTCAAGACGGGCAAGGAAATGCGCGAGCGCCTGAACAAGGGCGCCTGA
- the sppA gene encoding signal peptide peptidase SppA, with the protein MPLETDAVLDRRLLRRKVTFWRVLAIGVAVIAVLVVGLVGAQRAGWLGSLDHVARVEVRGVITQNANLIRTIEGLGRNRNVRAVIVTIDSPGGTVAGSEALYTAIRGVAAAKPTVAVIEGTAASGGYIAAIGADHIVSRETSVAGSIGVIAQFPNVVRLLETIGVRVEAIRSTPLKAMPSGVEPTSPEALAALREIITDSYVWFQRIVKERRGLTDAELATVADGRVFVGTRAQRLKLVDTIGGEREARTWLASKGVPAELRVQLHRPAARTDLSWFGAAASGLAEAAGLTEWAENLRSSSLAVQVERTSLDGLLALWQPPTP; encoded by the coding sequence ATGCCGCTCGAGACGGACGCCGTGCTTGATCGCAGGCTCCTGCGCCGCAAGGTGACCTTCTGGCGTGTCCTCGCCATCGGCGTGGCGGTGATCGCCGTGCTGGTGGTCGGCCTCGTCGGGGCCCAGCGCGCCGGCTGGCTCGGGTCGCTGGACCATGTGGCGCGCGTCGAGGTGCGCGGCGTCATCACCCAGAACGCCAATCTCATCCGCACCATCGAGGGTCTTGGCCGCAACCGCAACGTCCGCGCGGTCATTGTCACCATCGACTCGCCCGGCGGCACGGTGGCGGGATCCGAGGCGCTCTACACCGCCATCCGCGGCGTCGCGGCGGCCAAGCCGACCGTCGCGGTCATCGAGGGCACCGCTGCGTCGGGCGGCTACATCGCCGCCATCGGCGCCGACCACATCGTCTCCCGCGAGACCTCGGTCGCCGGCTCCATCGGCGTCATCGCCCAGTTCCCCAATGTCGTGCGCCTGCTGGAGACGATTGGCGTGCGGGTCGAGGCGATCCGCTCGACCCCGCTCAAGGCCATGCCGAGCGGCGTCGAGCCGACGAGCCCGGAGGCTCTCGCCGCGCTGCGCGAGATCATCACCGACAGCTATGTCTGGTTCCAGCGCATCGTGAAGGAGCGCCGGGGCCTCACCGACGCCGAGCTCGCGACCGTCGCCGACGGCCGGGTCTTCGTCGGCACCCGCGCCCAACGGCTCAAGCTGGTCGACACGATCGGCGGCGAGCGCGAGGCCCGGACCTGGCTCGCCAGCAAGGGCGTGCCGGCCGAGCTGCGGGTGCAGTTGCATCGCCCGGCGGCGCGAACGGACCTCTCGTGGTTCGGCGCGGCGGCGAGCGGCCTTGCCGAGGCGGCGGGCCTGACGGAGTGGGCGGAAAACCTGCGTTCGTCCTCTCTCGCGGTCCAGGTGGAACGGACGTCGCTTGACGGGCTGCTGGCGCTCTGGCAGCCTCCAACCCCATGA
- the pyrF gene encoding orotidine-5'-phosphate decarboxylase encodes MTLRNSDPREKLFVALDLSSLGEAERLVDRLGDTVTHYKIGYRLGYADGLAFGRELAAAGKTVFFDLKLHDIDNTVREGVESVARMGAHYLTVHAYPQTMKAAVAGRAGTGLKILAVTILTSWNDLDCAEAGYSGTVSTLVPMKARQAAAIGIDGIVCSAQETAQLRAVGIPPAIEFVTPGIRPAGSASGDQKRIVTPADAIRGGADRLVVGRPITGAADPVEAARGILIEIHGATA; translated from the coding sequence ATGACCCTGCGCAACAGCGATCCGCGCGAGAAGCTCTTCGTCGCCCTCGACCTGTCGAGCCTCGGCGAGGCCGAGCGCCTGGTCGACAGGCTCGGCGACACGGTGACGCACTACAAGATCGGCTACCGGCTCGGCTACGCCGACGGCCTCGCCTTCGGGCGGGAGCTGGCCGCCGCCGGCAAGACCGTGTTCTTCGACCTCAAGCTGCACGACATCGATAACACGGTGCGCGAGGGCGTGGAGTCCGTGGCCCGCATGGGCGCCCATTACCTGACCGTCCACGCCTATCCGCAGACCATGAAGGCGGCGGTGGCGGGACGCGCCGGGACCGGGCTGAAAATCCTCGCCGTGACCATTCTCACCTCCTGGAATGACCTCGATTGCGCGGAAGCGGGCTATTCCGGCACGGTTTCGACGCTTGTCCCGATGAAAGCGCGGCAGGCGGCTGCCATCGGCATCGACGGTATCGTCTGCTCGGCGCAGGAAACGGCGCAGCTGCGCGCGGTCGGAATCCCGCCCGCCATCGAGTTCGTGACGCCGGGCATCCGGCCCGCGGGCTCGGCCTCCGGCGACCAGAAGCGCATCGTTACGCCCGCTGACGCCATTCGCGGCGGCGCGGATCGCCTCGTCGTGGGGCGGCCGATTACCGGGGCAGCCGACCCCGTGGAAGCTGCGCGCGGAATTTTGATCGAGATCCATGGGGCGACTGCGTAA
- a CDS encoding NADPH-dependent FMN reductase, whose amino-acid sequence MVRILVFAGSIRTGSFNARLAAAAARELALLDVDVSLISLADYPMPIYDGDLEAAEGVPENALKLKRQFCAHQGIFIAGPEYNAGMTPLLKNAIDWVSRVREEGEKPLAAYHGRVFALGSASPGGYGGFRSQMAARQVLELGCGALVIPESCAVAAAHQAFNEDGHLKDDRTRGMLTACCRALVATARSLAP is encoded by the coding sequence TTGGTCCGCATCCTCGTCTTTGCCGGCTCCATCCGCACGGGCTCGTTCAATGCGCGCCTCGCCGCCGCCGCCGCACGGGAACTCGCCCTGCTCGATGTCGACGTGTCGCTCATCTCGCTCGCCGACTATCCCATGCCGATCTATGACGGCGATCTCGAAGCCGCCGAGGGCGTGCCGGAGAATGCGCTGAAGCTGAAGCGCCAGTTCTGCGCCCACCAGGGCATCTTCATCGCCGGCCCGGAATACAATGCCGGCATGACCCCGCTCCTGAAGAACGCCATCGACTGGGTGAGCCGTGTCCGGGAAGAGGGCGAGAAGCCGCTCGCCGCCTATCACGGACGGGTCTTCGCCCTCGGCTCGGCCTCGCCCGGCGGCTATGGCGGCTTCCGCTCGCAGATGGCGGCCCGCCAGGTGCTGGAGCTCGGCTGCGGCGCGCTGGTGATCCCGGAGAGCTGCGCCGTGGCGGCGGCCCACCAGGCCTTCAACGAGGACGGCCATCTCAAGGACGACCGCACCCGCGGCATGCTCACCGCCTGCTGCCGCGCGCTCGTCGCGACTGCCCGGAGCCTCGCCCCATGA
- a CDS encoding glycosyltransferase — translation MKVLFVHQNFPAQFKHLAPALAAAGHEVVALTLRRQAPAALKGVRVVTYAVTRGSSRGIHAWAGDFETKVIRGEACFRAALQLRDKGFLPDVIVAHPGWGESLFLRHVWPKSRIGLYCEFFYRSEGADVGFDPETSVVTEAEASRVTLRNAAMLLAMDGADAALAPTRWQASTYPETFRSRIAVIHDGIDTAAAAPDPGATFALDGRLLSRRDEVITFVTRSLEPYRGYHVFMRALPALLKARPNAEVLIVGQEGVSYGVPRQDGVSWKQAMAEEVGPSLSGSEASRIHHLGQVPYDRFLSLLKVSTVHVYLTYPFVLSWSLLEAMSSGCAIVASDTAPVREVITSGADGQLVDFFDALGLAQAVAALAADRPRQERFGAAARRRIVRDYDLASVALPRQIAWVEALARR, via the coding sequence ATGAAAGTCCTTTTCGTCCACCAGAACTTCCCGGCCCAGTTCAAGCACCTCGCCCCTGCGCTCGCGGCCGCCGGCCACGAGGTCGTCGCCCTGACGCTGCGCCGGCAGGCGCCCGCCGCCTTGAAGGGCGTGCGTGTCGTCACCTATGCGGTCACGCGCGGATCGAGCCGCGGCATCCATGCTTGGGCGGGGGATTTCGAGACGAAGGTCATCCGCGGCGAGGCCTGTTTCAGGGCGGCGCTGCAGCTGCGCGACAAGGGCTTCTTGCCCGATGTCATCGTCGCCCATCCCGGATGGGGCGAGAGCCTGTTCCTCAGGCATGTCTGGCCGAAGTCGCGCATCGGCCTCTATTGCGAGTTCTTCTACCGCAGCGAGGGCGCTGACGTCGGCTTCGATCCCGAAACCTCCGTCGTCACCGAGGCCGAGGCGAGCCGGGTCACCCTGAGGAACGCCGCCATGCTCCTCGCCATGGACGGCGCCGACGCCGCCCTTGCGCCGACCCGCTGGCAGGCCAGCACCTATCCGGAGACCTTCCGGTCGCGCATCGCCGTCATTCACGACGGCATCGATACGGCCGCAGCCGCTCCCGATCCCGGCGCGACCTTCGCCCTCGACGGGCGCCTCCTCAGCCGGCGCGACGAGGTCATCACCTTCGTCACGCGCAGCCTCGAGCCCTATCGCGGCTACCATGTCTTCATGCGCGCGCTGCCGGCCTTGCTGAAGGCGCGGCCCAATGCCGAGGTGCTCATCGTCGGACAGGAGGGCGTCAGCTACGGCGTGCCGCGCCAGGACGGGGTGAGCTGGAAGCAGGCGATGGCCGAGGAGGTCGGGCCGTCGTTGTCAGGATCGGAGGCGAGCCGCATCCATCATCTCGGCCAGGTCCCCTATGACCGCTTCCTGTCGCTGCTCAAGGTGTCGACGGTCCATGTCTACCTGACCTATCCCTTCGTGCTGAGCTGGAGCCTCCTGGAGGCCATGAGCAGCGGCTGCGCCATTGTCGCCAGCGACACGGCGCCGGTCCGCGAGGTCATCACCTCGGGGGCGGATGGGCAGCTGGTCGATTTCTTCGACGCGCTGGGCCTCGCCCAGGCAGTGGCGGCGCTGGCCGCTGACCGGCCGCGGCAGGAGCGGTTTGGCGCGGCGGCGCGGCGCCGGATCGTCCGGGATTATGACCTGGCCTCCGTCGCGCTGCCGCGCCAGATCGCCTGGGTCGAGGCCCTCGCGCGCCGCTGA